Proteins encoded together in one Bradyrhizobium sp. PSBB068 window:
- a CDS encoding MaoC family dehydratase, whose protein sequence is MNEVWKKPPVSLETYQGMVGKEIGVSSWHLLDQGRINTYADVIEDHQFIHVDPERAKTETAFGTTIAHGFLTMSLLSIMSYEVMPVLEGTAMGVNYGFDKLRFISPVRSGKRVRGRFLLAEATLRKPKELLSRTNVTVEIEGEEKPALVADWLGLIYFS, encoded by the coding sequence ATGAATGAAGTCTGGAAGAAGCCGCCGGTGTCGCTGGAAACCTACCAGGGCATGGTCGGCAAGGAGATCGGTGTCTCTTCGTGGCACCTGCTCGATCAGGGGCGCATCAATACCTACGCCGACGTGATCGAGGATCACCAGTTCATCCATGTCGATCCCGAACGCGCCAAGACGGAGACCGCCTTCGGCACCACGATTGCGCACGGCTTCCTTACGATGTCGCTGCTGTCAATCATGTCCTACGAGGTGATGCCGGTGCTCGAAGGCACCGCGATGGGCGTCAATTACGGTTTCGACAAGCTGCGCTTCATCTCGCCGGTCCGCTCGGGCAAGCGTGTTCGCGGCCGCTTCCTGCTCGCCGAAGCCACGCTGCGCAAGCCGAAGGAACTGCTGTCGCGCACTAACGTTACGGTCGAGATCGAGGGCGAGGAGAAGCCCGCGCTGGTCGCGGACTGGCTCGGCCTGATCTATTTCAGCTAG
- a CDS encoding CoA-acylating methylmalonate-semialdehyde dehydrogenase, translating into MRSIGHFIGGKEVKGTSGRTADVFEPMTGDVQAKVALASKAEVRAAVENARAAQGEWAATNPQRRARVMMKFVELVQRDYDKLAELLAREHGKTVPDAKGDIQRGLEVAEFACGIPHLMKGEYTEGAGPGIDIYSMRQPLGVVAGITPFNFPAMIPMWKFAPAIACGNAFILKPSERDPGVPMALAQLMIEAGLPAGILNVVNGDKEAVDAILDDPDVKAIGFVGSTPIAQYIYERAAQTGKRCQCFGGAKNHAIIMPDADMDQAVDALIGAGYGSAGERCMAVSVAVPVGKTTADRLMEKLIPRVESLKIGTSVDPSADYGPLVTREAVEKVKSYIDIGVKEGATLAVDGRGFKMQGYENGFYLGGSLFDNVTKDMRIYKEEIFGPVLSVVRAKDYHEALALPSDHDYGNGVAIFTRDGDAARDFAAKVNVGMVGVNVPIPVPIAYYTFGGWKKSGFGDLNQHGPDSVRFYTKTKTVTSRWPSGVKDGAEFSIPTMK; encoded by the coding sequence ATGCGCTCGATCGGACATTTCATCGGTGGCAAGGAGGTCAAGGGCACCTCGGGCCGTACGGCCGACGTCTTCGAGCCGATGACCGGCGACGTCCAGGCCAAGGTGGCGCTGGCCTCCAAGGCCGAGGTCCGTGCCGCGGTCGAGAACGCCCGCGCCGCGCAGGGCGAATGGGCCGCCACCAACCCGCAGCGCCGCGCCCGCGTCATGATGAAGTTCGTCGAGCTGGTGCAGCGCGACTACGACAAGCTCGCCGAGCTTTTGGCGCGCGAGCATGGCAAGACCGTTCCCGACGCCAAGGGCGACATCCAGCGCGGCCTCGAGGTCGCCGAGTTCGCCTGCGGCATCCCGCATCTGATGAAGGGCGAGTACACCGAGGGCGCTGGTCCCGGCATCGACATCTACTCGATGCGTCAACCCCTGGGAGTGGTCGCCGGCATCACGCCGTTCAACTTCCCGGCGATGATCCCGATGTGGAAGTTCGCGCCTGCGATCGCCTGCGGCAATGCCTTCATCCTGAAGCCGTCCGAACGCGATCCCGGCGTGCCGATGGCGCTGGCCCAGTTGATGATCGAAGCGGGGCTGCCGGCCGGCATCCTCAACGTCGTCAACGGCGACAAGGAGGCGGTCGACGCCATCCTCGACGATCCCGACGTCAAGGCGATCGGCTTCGTCGGCTCGACGCCCATTGCCCAGTACATCTATGAGCGCGCCGCGCAGACCGGCAAGCGTTGCCAGTGCTTCGGCGGCGCCAAGAACCACGCCATCATCATGCCCGACGCCGACATGGACCAGGCGGTCGATGCGCTGATCGGTGCCGGCTACGGCTCGGCCGGCGAGCGCTGCATGGCGGTGTCGGTTGCGGTCCCCGTCGGCAAGACCACCGCCGACCGGCTGATGGAAAAGCTGATCCCGCGCGTCGAGTCGCTCAAGATCGGCACCTCGGTCGATCCGTCGGCCGACTACGGTCCGCTGGTGACCCGCGAGGCGGTCGAGAAGGTCAAGAGCTACATCGACATCGGCGTCAAGGAAGGCGCCACGCTCGCGGTCGACGGCCGCGGCTTCAAGATGCAGGGCTACGAGAACGGCTTCTACCTCGGTGGTTCGCTGTTCGACAACGTCACCAAGGACATGCGGATCTACAAGGAAGAGATCTTCGGCCCGGTGCTCTCGGTGGTGCGCGCCAAGGACTATCACGAGGCGCTGGCGCTGCCGTCCGACCACGACTACGGCAACGGCGTTGCGATCTTCACCCGCGACGGCGACGCCGCGCGCGACTTCGCGGCCAAGGTCAATGTCGGCATGGTCGGCGTCAACGTGCCGATCCCGGTGCCGATCGCCTACTATACGTTCGGCGGCTGGAAGAAGTCGGGCTTCGGCGATCTCAACCAGCACGGTCCAGACTCGGTCCGCTTCTACACCAAGACCAAGACGGTGACCTCGCGCTGGCCGTCCGGCGTCAAGGACGGTGCGGAGTTCTCGATCCCGACGATGAAGTGA
- a CDS encoding AMP-binding protein: protein MTTFQDARAFLLKHRTDYDAAVKGFRWPDPVPFNWALDWFDAELAHNADSRDRPALWIVDAASGNETKRSFAELSRRSNQVANFLRAQGLKRGDHLLLLLGNVVPLWETMLAAMKLGVVVIPATTLLTADELRDRLDRGKAKAVVATQDQVAKFAGLGAGNLSRIVVGATQTHEGWLPFEDAAKQSDAFTPDGPTRADDPMLLYFTSGTTAKPKLVRHSQRSYPVGHLSTMYWIGLQPGDVHLNISSPGWAKHAWSCFFAPWNAGATIFIANQPRFEAKGLLSIIGRCGVTTLCAPPTVWRMFIQEDLASFKVSLREVCGAGEPLNPEIIDQVKSAWGLTIRDGYGQTETTALAGNSPGQKVKIGSMGRPLPGYRVQVTDSDGHAAKEGEVTLLLGTERPAGLMQGYQGDDGKLIGTDGEIYRSGDVVFTDDEGYLTFVGRTDDVFKSSDYRISPFELESVLLEHDAVAEAAVVPSPDPIRLAVPKAYVLLVSGVERSPETALSIFKHLHTRLAPFKRIRKIELVTELPKTISGKIRRVQLRRLEHDDARDDALRGAEFREEEFPELQKVRTSG from the coding sequence ATGACCACATTTCAGGACGCACGTGCCTTTCTGCTCAAGCATCGCACCGACTACGACGCGGCGGTGAAGGGATTCCGCTGGCCGGATCCAGTGCCGTTCAACTGGGCGCTGGACTGGTTCGACGCGGAGCTCGCGCACAATGCCGACAGCCGCGACCGGCCGGCGCTGTGGATCGTCGATGCCGCCAGCGGCAACGAGACGAAACGGTCCTTCGCCGAGCTGTCGCGCCGTTCCAATCAGGTTGCAAATTTCCTGCGTGCGCAGGGGCTGAAGCGCGGCGATCATCTGTTGCTGCTGCTCGGCAATGTCGTCCCGCTGTGGGAGACCATGCTGGCGGCAATGAAGCTCGGCGTCGTCGTGATTCCCGCGACCACGCTTTTGACTGCGGATGAGTTGCGCGACCGGCTGGATCGCGGCAAAGCCAAGGCGGTGGTTGCCACCCAGGATCAGGTCGCGAAGTTCGCAGGGCTCGGCGCCGGCAATCTCTCGCGCATCGTGGTCGGCGCGACGCAGACCCACGAGGGTTGGTTGCCGTTCGAGGATGCGGCGAAGCAGTCGGATGCCTTCACACCCGACGGCCCGACCAGGGCCGACGACCCGATGCTGCTCTATTTCACCTCGGGTACCACGGCAAAACCAAAGCTGGTGCGGCACAGCCAGCGCAGCTATCCGGTCGGCCATCTCTCGACCATGTATTGGATCGGGCTGCAGCCTGGCGACGTCCATCTCAACATTTCGTCGCCCGGCTGGGCCAAGCACGCCTGGAGCTGCTTCTTCGCGCCGTGGAATGCCGGCGCCACGATCTTCATCGCCAATCAGCCGCGCTTCGAGGCGAAAGGGTTGCTCTCGATCATCGGCCGCTGCGGGGTCACCACGCTGTGCGCGCCGCCGACGGTGTGGCGGATGTTCATCCAGGAAGACCTTGCGAGCTTCAAGGTTTCGCTGCGCGAGGTCTGCGGCGCCGGCGAGCCGCTCAATCCCGAGATCATCGACCAGGTCAAATCGGCCTGGGGCCTGACCATCCGCGACGGTTACGGCCAGACCGAGACCACGGCGCTGGCCGGCAACTCGCCGGGGCAGAAGGTCAAGATCGGCTCGATGGGCCGGCCGCTGCCCGGCTATCGCGTGCAGGTCACCGACAGTGACGGCCACGCAGCCAAGGAAGGCGAGGTGACCTTGCTGCTCGGCACTGAGCGGCCGGCCGGTCTGATGCAGGGCTATCAGGGCGACGACGGCAAGCTGATTGGTACGGACGGCGAGATCTATCGCAGCGGCGACGTCGTGTTCACCGATGACGAGGGCTATCTCACCTTCGTCGGCCGCACCGACGACGTGTTCAAGTCATCCGATTACCGCATCTCGCCGTTCGAGCTCGAGAGCGTGCTGCTGGAGCACGATGCGGTGGCGGAAGCTGCCGTGGTGCCGAGCCCGGACCCGATCCGGCTCGCGGTCCCCAAGGCCTATGTGCTGCTGGTCTCCGGTGTCGAGCGCAGCCCGGAGACGGCGCTGTCGATCTTCAAACATTTGCACACGCGGCTCGCACCGTTTAAACGCATCCGCAAGATCGAGCTGGTCACCGAACTGCCCAAGACGATTTCGGGAAAAATCCGCCGGGTGCAGTTGCGCCGGCTCGAACATGACGATGCGAGAGACGATGCGTTGCGCGGAGCCGAGTTCCGCGAGGAAGAATTTCCGGAGCTGCAGAAAGTGCGGACCTCCGGTTAG
- a CDS encoding enoyl-CoA hydratase/isomerase family protein, whose product MNDVAAEGDLIARKEGAAGIIRLNRPKAINAVTLEMFHDIDRALDAFEADPEVAVILLEGAGERGLCAGGDIRALWESSKVKGDLGKILWRDEYILNARIKKFPKPYVAFMDGIVMGGGVGLSAHGSHRVVTERTKLAMPEVGLGFFPDVGGTYLLSRSPGEIGTYFGLTGTTMNGPDAIYAKFADAVVPSAKLPALREALTKVAPRSSSAEIDRLIAGFATGEKSGPVAAMQAKIDGWFARGRMEDIVAALTADGSDLAQATLKTLGEKSPRGMVVTLKLLRLARATATLEECLVREYRAALEVFASDDFREGVRAAVIDKDRNPKWSPPEIEDVTAEMLAPYFAEIGADELKFPDSK is encoded by the coding sequence ATGAACGATGTGGCCGCGGAAGGCGATCTGATCGCACGCAAGGAAGGGGCGGCCGGCATCATCCGGCTCAACCGGCCGAAGGCGATCAATGCCGTGACGCTGGAGATGTTCCACGACATCGACAGGGCGCTCGACGCGTTCGAAGCCGATCCCGAGGTCGCGGTCATCTTGCTGGAAGGCGCCGGCGAGCGCGGCCTGTGTGCCGGCGGCGACATCCGGGCGCTCTGGGAAAGCTCGAAGGTCAAGGGTGATCTCGGCAAGATCCTGTGGCGCGACGAGTACATCCTCAACGCACGGATCAAGAAATTTCCAAAACCCTATGTTGCGTTCATGGACGGCATCGTGATGGGCGGCGGCGTCGGGTTGTCGGCGCACGGCAGCCACCGCGTGGTGACCGAGCGGACGAAACTCGCGATGCCCGAGGTTGGGCTCGGCTTCTTCCCCGATGTCGGCGGCACATATCTGCTGTCGCGCTCGCCCGGCGAGATCGGCACCTATTTTGGTCTCACCGGCACCACGATGAATGGGCCCGATGCGATCTACGCGAAGTTTGCCGATGCCGTGGTGCCGAGCGCAAAGCTCCCAGCGCTGCGCGAGGCGCTGACCAAGGTCGCACCACGCAGCAGTTCGGCTGAGATCGACCGGCTGATCGCGGGCTTTGCGACCGGCGAAAAATCCGGCCCCGTTGCTGCGATGCAGGCCAAAATCGACGGCTGGTTCGCGCGCGGCCGGATGGAGGACATCGTCGCCGCACTGACGGCCGACGGATCGGACCTGGCGCAGGCCACGCTGAAGACGCTCGGCGAAAAATCGCCGCGCGGCATGGTGGTGACGCTAAAACTACTGCGGCTGGCGCGGGCGACCGCGACGCTGGAAGAGTGCCTGGTGCGCGAATATCGCGCGGCGCTCGAAGTGTTCGCCAGCGACGATTTCCGCGAGGGCGTGCGCGCCGCGGTGATCGACAAGGACCGCAATCCGAAATGGTCGCCGCCTGAGATCGAGGACGTGACGGCGGAGATGCTAGCGCCTTACTTCGCCGAGATCGGCGCCGATGAACTGAAATTCCCTGACAGCAAATAG
- a CDS encoding isobutyryl-CoA dehydrogenase, whose amino-acid sequence MQFALNEDQIAVRDMARAFAAEKIAPHALEWDETKHFPVDVMREAAGLGIGGIYIKDDVGGSAMTRFDAALIFEALATGCPTTSAFISIHNMASWMIDAYGNDTQRHKWLPKLCTMELIASYCLTEPGAGSDAAALRTRAVRDGDHYVLNGQKQFISGAGSTDLLVAMVRTGGDGPGGVSTVVIDGKTPGVSFGNNERKMGRNAQPTRAVIFENARVPVANRLGEEGIGFKIAMAGLDGGRLNIAACSLGGAQAALDKALAYMKDRKAFGKRLDEFQALQFKIADMATELEAARTFLWRAAAALDRKDPDASMLCAMAKRFGTDVGFEVANQALQLHGGYGYLSEYGVEKIVRDLRVHQILEGTNEIMRLIVSRKLIEGAR is encoded by the coding sequence ATGCAGTTCGCTCTCAACGAGGACCAGATCGCGGTTCGCGACATGGCGCGGGCGTTTGCGGCGGAAAAGATCGCGCCCCACGCGCTCGAATGGGACGAGACGAAGCACTTTCCCGTGGATGTGATGCGCGAGGCCGCAGGCCTCGGCATCGGCGGCATCTATATCAAGGACGATGTCGGCGGCTCGGCGATGACGCGGTTCGACGCCGCGCTGATCTTCGAGGCGCTGGCGACCGGGTGCCCGACCACGTCGGCCTTCATCTCGATCCACAACATGGCGTCCTGGATGATCGATGCCTATGGCAACGACACCCAGCGCCACAAATGGCTGCCCAAGCTCTGCACTATGGAGCTGATCGCGAGCTACTGCCTGACCGAGCCGGGCGCCGGCTCGGACGCTGCGGCGCTGCGCACCCGCGCGGTGCGCGACGGCGATCACTACGTGCTCAACGGCCAGAAGCAGTTCATTTCGGGCGCCGGCAGCACCGACCTTCTGGTGGCGATGGTGCGCACCGGCGGCGACGGCCCCGGCGGCGTCTCGACGGTCGTGATCGACGGCAAGACGCCGGGCGTTTCGTTCGGCAATAACGAACGCAAGATGGGCCGGAACGCGCAGCCGACCCGCGCTGTCATTTTCGAGAATGCCCGCGTGCCGGTCGCAAACCGGCTCGGCGAGGAGGGCATCGGCTTCAAGATCGCGATGGCCGGCCTCGATGGCGGCCGGCTCAACATCGCGGCGTGCTCGCTCGGCGGCGCGCAGGCGGCGCTCGACAAGGCGCTGGCTTACATGAAGGACCGCAAGGCCTTTGGAAAACGGCTCGACGAATTCCAGGCGCTGCAGTTCAAGATCGCCGACATGGCGACCGAGCTCGAAGCCGCACGCACCTTCCTGTGGCGCGCGGCGGCGGCGCTCGATCGCAAGGATCCGGACGCCTCGATGTTGTGCGCGATGGCGAAGCGCTTCGGCACCGATGTCGGTTTCGAGGTCGCCAACCAGGCGCTGCAGCTGCATGGCGGTTACGGTTACCTCAGCGAATACGGCGTCGAGAAGATCGTGCGCGATCTGCGCGTGCACCAGATCCTCGAAGGCACCAATGAAATCATGCGGCTGATCGTGTCGCGCAAGTTGATCGAGGGCGCGCGATGA
- a CDS encoding SDR family NAD(P)-dependent oxidoreductase: MAIRFDGRVAIVTGAGNGLGRAHALGLASRGAKVVVNDFGGARDGTGGSLSPAETVVEEIRKAGGTAMADGADVSNFEQVTAMVERATKEWGSVDLLCANAGILRDKSFTKLEVADWDKVLGVHLTGTFYCCKAVWAGMRERNYGRIVLTTSSSGLFGNFGQANYGAAKAGMVGLMNVLAEEGRKNNIKVNTISPTAATRMTEELLPPQALQLMKPEAITPAVEFLLSEDAPTRTIIGAGAGSFAVIRVLETEGVNLPQSEWTPDGVAAHFKDISDMSTAKALQGAFEQTQKYVAQAAARAGIKL; this comes from the coding sequence ATGGCAATCAGGTTTGACGGACGCGTCGCTATCGTCACCGGCGCGGGCAATGGTCTTGGGCGGGCGCATGCGCTGGGGCTCGCCAGCCGCGGCGCCAAGGTCGTGGTCAACGATTTCGGCGGCGCGCGCGACGGCACCGGCGGCTCACTGTCGCCGGCCGAGACCGTGGTCGAGGAGATCCGGAAAGCGGGCGGCACCGCGATGGCCGACGGCGCCGACGTCTCGAACTTCGAGCAGGTCACCGCGATGGTCGAGCGCGCCACCAAGGAGTGGGGCAGCGTCGATCTGCTCTGCGCCAATGCCGGCATCCTGCGCGACAAGTCGTTCACCAAGCTCGAGGTCGCCGACTGGGACAAGGTGCTCGGCGTGCATCTCACCGGCACCTTCTACTGCTGCAAGGCGGTGTGGGCCGGCATGCGCGAGCGCAATTACGGCCGCATCGTGCTGACGACCTCGTCGTCGGGCCTGTTCGGCAATTTCGGCCAGGCCAATTACGGCGCAGCGAAGGCCGGCATGGTCGGCCTGATGAACGTGCTCGCCGAAGAGGGCCGCAAGAACAACATCAAGGTCAACACCATCTCGCCGACCGCGGCGACCCGCATGACCGAGGAACTGCTGCCGCCGCAGGCGCTTCAGCTGATGAAGCCGGAGGCGATCACGCCGGCGGTGGAGTTCCTGCTTAGCGAAGATGCGCCGACCCGCACCATTATAGGCGCCGGCGCCGGCTCGTTCGCGGTGATCCGCGTGCTGGAGACCGAAGGCGTCAACCTGCCGCAGTCCGAATGGACGCCGGACGGTGTCGCCGCGCACTTCAAGGACATCAGCGACATGTCGACCGCGAAGGCGCTGCAGGGCGCGTTCGAGCAGACGCAGAAATACGTCGCCCAGGCCGCCGCGCGGGCCGGGATCAAGCTCTAA
- a CDS encoding TIGR03862 family flavoprotein — protein sequence MSSSSAQHVAIIGAGPAGLMAAEVLAAGGAEVTVYDAMPSAGRKFLMAGRGGLNLTHSEPLPDFLARYREAMPHLKAAVEAFPPDSLRAWSDVLGQPTFVGTSGRVFPQAFKASPLLRAWLRRLDAAGVGFAFRHRWIGWDAQGALLFETPDGERAVRADATVLALGGASWPRLGSDGAWADILAAKGIALAPMRPANSGFTVAWSNIFRDRFEGQPLKGVALTIGSHTARGEAVVTRTGIEGGAIYALSADLREAVLGIGQATLTIALRPDLDAAALTTRLSGTRGKQSLANFLRKAAQLSPVGIGLMQEAAIASGRPLPSFSPAELARLINAVPVQLTGVAPIARAISSAGGIRFDELDAHFMLRQLPGVFAAGEMLDWEAPTGGYLLQASFATGMAAGKGALNWLNTTKS from the coding sequence ATGTCATCATCCTCCGCCCAACACGTCGCCATCATCGGAGCCGGCCCCGCCGGCCTGATGGCGGCGGAGGTGCTTGCGGCTGGCGGTGCAGAGGTCACCGTCTACGACGCGATGCCGTCGGCGGGGCGCAAGTTCCTGATGGCCGGGCGAGGCGGGCTCAATCTCACCCACTCCGAGCCGCTGCCGGATTTCCTTGCGCGCTATCGCGAGGCGATGCCGCACCTGAAGGCCGCGGTCGAGGCGTTTCCACCTGATAGCTTGCGCGCGTGGAGCGATGTTCTGGGGCAGCCGACGTTCGTCGGCACCAGCGGCCGCGTCTTCCCGCAAGCATTCAAGGCTTCGCCCTTGCTGCGCGCCTGGCTGCGGCGGCTCGATGCCGCGGGCGTCGGATTCGCATTCCGGCATCGCTGGATCGGATGGGATGCGCAGGGCGCGCTGCTGTTCGAGACCCCCGACGGAGAGCGCGCGGTTAGGGCTGACGCGACCGTGCTGGCGCTCGGCGGCGCCAGCTGGCCGCGGCTCGGTTCGGATGGCGCCTGGGCTGATATCCTTGCGGCGAAGGGGATTGCCCTTGCCCCGATGCGACCGGCCAATTCCGGCTTCACCGTCGCGTGGTCGAATATCTTCCGCGACCGGTTTGAGGGGCAGCCGCTCAAGGGCGTCGCCCTCACGATCGGTTCGCACACCGCGCGCGGCGAGGCAGTCGTCACCCGCACGGGCATCGAAGGCGGCGCTATCTACGCGCTGTCGGCGGACTTGCGCGAGGCGGTGCTGGGTATCGGGCAGGCAACGCTGACGATCGCGCTGCGACCGGACCTCGACGCCGCGGCGCTGACCACCCGCCTGTCCGGGACCCGCGGCAAGCAGTCGCTCGCGAATTTCCTGCGCAAGGCGGCGCAACTCTCTCCTGTCGGCATCGGGCTGATGCAGGAGGCGGCGATTGCATCCGGCCGGCCATTGCCATCGTTCTCGCCGGCAGAGCTCGCGCGGCTGATCAACGCGGTTCCGGTTCAGCTCACGGGCGTCGCGCCGATCGCGCGCGCGATCTCGAGCGCCGGCGGTATCAGGTTCGACGAGCTCGACGCGCATTTCATGCTGCGCCAGCTGCCCGGCGTTTTTGCCGCCGGCGAGATGCTCGACTGGGAGGCACCGACCGGCGGTTATCTGTTGCAGGCGTCGTTCGCGACGGGGATGGCGGCAGGGAAGGGCGCGTTGAATTGGTTGAACACGACGAAATCGTAG
- a CDS encoding MFS transporter, producing the protein MTISEATKLSTARATSVRPLIWIGAITTGTVVTNLFAPQILVGLIGRSLGMTELQAGLISTLTLLGYALGLLLLVPLVDLVENRRLILRTLACAIVAAIGTAMAPTPVILLAATFILGASCAAIQMVVPLVASMVPPERRGQAIGDVMSGLMIGILLSRPAASLIADSWNWRGYYVTSAVLMTVLAGALARYLPTLQPAAKVSYGALLRSFPKLLRDEPVLRVRSWTAALVMASFTAFWAAVALRLPDAPFKLDARGIALFALIGVAGAAATPIAGRWGDRGFARPLLIVSHLLIAGALALCAWAGMIESRVAALSLLGVGAVLLDFGITTDQTLGRRAVNLLQPEARGRINGLFVALFFIGGAVGAATASAAWSFGGWTAVCAVAATFGMLGFITDIATKTGSE; encoded by the coding sequence ATGACCATTTCCGAAGCCACCAAACTCTCCACGGCGCGCGCCACCTCGGTGCGTCCCCTGATCTGGATCGGCGCCATCACCACCGGCACCGTCGTCACCAATTTGTTTGCCCCGCAGATCCTGGTCGGCCTGATCGGCCGCTCGCTCGGCATGACCGAGCTGCAGGCGGGCCTGATCTCGACGTTGACCCTGCTCGGCTACGCGCTCGGGCTGTTGCTGCTGGTGCCGCTGGTCGACCTGGTCGAGAACAGACGGCTGATCCTGCGCACGCTGGCCTGCGCCATCGTCGCCGCGATCGGCACCGCGATGGCCCCGACGCCGGTGATCCTGCTCGCTGCCACCTTCATCCTCGGTGCGTCCTGCGCAGCGATCCAGATGGTGGTGCCGCTGGTGGCGTCGATGGTGCCGCCGGAGCGCCGCGGACAAGCGATCGGCGACGTGATGAGCGGCTTGATGATCGGCATCCTGCTGTCACGGCCGGCGGCGAGCCTGATCGCGGACAGTTGGAACTGGCGCGGCTATTATGTCACCTCGGCCGTGCTGATGACGGTGCTCGCCGGCGCGTTGGCGCGCTATCTGCCGACCTTGCAGCCGGCGGCAAAAGTCAGCTACGGAGCGCTCCTGCGCTCATTTCCCAAATTGCTGCGCGACGAGCCGGTGCTGCGCGTCCGATCATGGACCGCGGCGCTGGTGATGGCATCCTTCACCGCGTTCTGGGCCGCGGTGGCGCTGCGCCTGCCGGATGCGCCGTTCAAGCTCGATGCCAGGGGAATAGCGCTGTTCGCGCTGATCGGCGTCGCGGGGGCGGCAGCGACCCCGATCGCCGGGCGCTGGGGGGACAGGGGCTTCGCGCGGCCGCTGCTGATTGTCTCGCACCTTCTCATCGCCGGTGCACTCGCGCTCTGCGCCTGGGCCGGCATGATCGAGTCGCGGGTCGCTGCCCTCTCCCTGCTTGGTGTCGGCGCCGTGCTGCTCGATTTCGGCATCACCACCGATCAGACGCTCGGCCGCCGCGCCGTCAATCTGCTGCAGCCCGAGGCGCGCGGCCGGATCAACGGCCTGTTCGTGGCGCTGTTCTTCATCGGCGGTGCGGTCGGCGCGGCAACGGCATCTGCGGCATGGAGTTTTGGTGGATGGACGGCGGTCTGCGCGGTCGCGGCAACGTTCGGTATGCTCGGGTTCATCACCGACATCGCGACGAAGACAGGTTCGGAGTGA
- the mmsB gene encoding 3-hydroxyisobutyrate dehydrogenase — protein sequence MANVAFIGLGNMGGPMAANLVKAGHKVTAFDLVAASRDQAKSDGAAIAESGVGAVKGADVVITMLPAGKHVLGVWNEVLPAMSKGALIIDCSTIDVESAKQAHALAAKHGMASVDAPVSGGTGGAKGATLTFMCGGEAKAFAAAQPMLANMGKKIVHCGAGGAGQAAKICNNMILGISMIAVGEAFVLAEKLGLSHQALFDVASTSSGQCWSLTTYCPVPGPVPTSPANNDYKPGFASNLMVKDLTLAQDAANAAGAVTPLGKHAQELYKTFDASGHGGVDFSGIIQHVRSLAGK from the coding sequence ATGGCAAACGTCGCATTCATCGGGCTCGGCAATATGGGCGGGCCGATGGCGGCCAATCTGGTCAAGGCCGGCCACAAGGTGACCGCGTTCGATCTGGTCGCAGCGTCCCGCGATCAGGCCAAGAGCGATGGCGCCGCGATCGCCGAGAGCGGCGTTGGCGCGGTGAAGGGCGCCGACGTCGTGATCACCATGCTGCCTGCCGGCAAGCATGTGCTCGGCGTCTGGAACGAAGTGCTTCCCGCCATGAGCAAGGGCGCGCTGATCATCGACTGCTCGACCATCGACGTCGAAAGCGCCAAGCAGGCGCACGCGCTCGCGGCCAAGCACGGCATGGCTTCGGTCGATGCGCCGGTCTCCGGCGGCACCGGCGGCGCCAAGGGCGCGACGCTGACCTTCATGTGCGGCGGCGAGGCGAAGGCGTTCGCGGCGGCCCAGCCGATGCTGGCCAACATGGGCAAGAAGATCGTGCATTGCGGCGCCGGCGGCGCAGGACAGGCGGCCAAGATCTGCAACAACATGATCCTCGGCATTTCCATGATCGCGGTCGGCGAGGCCTTTGTGCTGGCCGAAAAGCTCGGCCTCTCGCACCAGGCGCTGTTCGACGTCGCCTCGACCTCGTCGGGGCAGTGCTGGTCGCTGACCACCTATTGCCCGGTTCCCGGCCCGGTGCCGACCTCGCCGGCGAACAACGACTACAAGCCGGGCTTCGCCTCCAATTTGATGGTGAAGGATCTGACGCTGGCGCAGGACGCCGCCAATGCCGCCGGCGCGGTGACGCCGCTCGGCAAGCACGCGCAGGAGCTCTACAAGACCTTCGACGCCTCGGGCCACGGCGGGGTCGACTTTTCCGGAATTATCCAGCACGTTCGCAGCCTCGCTGGAAAGTAA